The sequence CAACTGAGCCACGCTGGGCTGGCAGTGACATTCATGCCGATGCCGCCACGTCGACACCGGGTTCCGGTGGGCAGTTGCCCAGCTTCGCCAGTATCACTGCGGGAGTTTCGCGAGACGAAGCCTTGAAAGCAGCCGAGTATCAGTACTTGGTCGCGTTGATGCAAACGAACGCTGGGAATGTTTCCGAAGCGGCGCGTCAAGCTGGTTTGTCACGTCAAGGATTACATAAGCTTCTGAAGACGCATGAAATCTACGCCGCCGATTTTCGTCGCTAATTCGCCACGTGTTTTGACAGTGTCTTTGCGCGGCGTCGCTATCCGTCGCTCATTTTTGTCGCATCTGATTTGCGGCGTGTGGTACCGGGATTGCTCCAGTGGTCAGGCTTTGCCACTGCGTTTGATTCACCCAAAGGACGACACTCTCTCATGCCACACCGCAAACCCATCATCACCGAGCACGATCAAACGGAATTGCTGCAGCTAATCGAGGATGAATCCGTCGCCGTCATCGCGGATCATCGCAGCGTCGATACATTGAAAAGCCGGCTCCGCTCCGCGATTTGCTTGCCGGATGACCGAGTTCCCGACACGGTCATTCGTTTGGGGTGTCACGTGACGTTGTCGGATGTGACAACGGGCAATATCGATATGTTCACACTGGTTGACCCAGCACAAGCGGACATTGCCCGCGGAAAGCTATCGGTGCTATCGCCGCTGGGCACCGCGATCCTCGGACGTCATCTCGGCCAGCAAGTGCGTGTCATGATCCCCAGTGGCTGCCGCACCGTCACCATTGAAGCGATCGAGTACCGTTGTCAACAATCGGCGACAGCAACGGGCGCGAACACTGTCGCTAGCGTTTGACAGAGCGGGGGTGGAGGCTTCGAACCCGAAGAGTCGTTAACAAAATTCTTCTGAATTGTTTCCTATTAAAAACCTCCGGATATCCTTTTGTTTTCTTCAGTCCCGCGGATGGATTCGAGGTTTTTTTTAGAGCTTCACTCTACGATTGGTACGCTCCTCGCTTAGACGTTTCATCAAGATCATCAGCGAATGTTTGGTGCTTGCACCGGAGTCGCGGATTTGTCTAAGTCGGTCTTTCGCCAAGGCATCGAAGTTGATGTCTGTGATGATCGGGCCGCTGAACACCGAAAGGGTTTTGAAGATGTCACGCTATTTCACCAGTGCTTTTGCCATCGCCGCCTTGCTGGGCAGCTTCCTGATTGCTGACACCGCCGAGGCCGCAAAGGCGCGTTCGACGGTCGAACGACGCCACCGTGCGAATAAGGGATACTTCGCTCCCAAGACGTCGACCAATCGCAGCTATAGCAGCAACCGGTCGATGTTCCGCAGCACGCCGCGTTACACCACGCCAAGCTACGTCGCACCGCGAACCTACACGCCAGCACCCTCCTACGTCCCGTCCTCGGCACCGGTCGTGCAGCAGAGCTACACCTTGCCCAGCAACGTCGTCACCGCACCTCGCGTGATTTCGAGTTCGCCCGTCGTCACCTCGCAACCGCGAGTGATCTACAGTTCTCCCGGCGTGACGTCGCAGCCGCAGGTCATCTCGGAACGAGTGATCACTCCTGCGACGCCGGCAGCAAATTCGTCGAACGTTCCGCACGTTGGCCAAGGTCAGCCTGCCAACGTACGATAAGATGATTCGCTTACCAGCGATTTTTTGTTAAGACGCTGAGTGTCAAGCATCGCAGGCCACTCAGCGTCTGTTTTCGTGTCAAACCACGTGCGGGCCTCGGTGTCTAGCGGTTGTCATTGTTTTGTGATTCTCCTGGCCTTGCCAGTCGCAACGCGACGGCAGATGTTGCTGTCTGCAACCCGATGCCACGCAACTGGGACGCAGTGAAAGGTTAAAAGATGGGAGGTTAGAAAATGGGGAAGCCCTGGCCGATTAAACCCAATCGCGAAACGCCATGGCAGTCTCCTCGTTCTGTCGACTTCATACCACGACGGTAGTCGAATGATACTTGTGGGATGTCTTGTCGTATCTCGCGTTTTCGCAGTCTCTGAGACGAGCTTGTGCCGCCGTAACAAATTGCTCATACCCAATGTGACGACAGAAAAATTGGTGCGACAGAAAGATTTCTAGGACGGTATGCTGGACAGCTGATCTCGAAATCGCATCGAACTCGCCGCGTGATGGCTGGTTCGCTCTGTGCAACCAGAGGCTGGGCAGGAAGATGGGGAGGGGCAGGGAAATTTGAGACCGGTAAACTTGATAGCCTGCACTGCGGCCATCAGAGATAAACTCTCCCTGCAGTCGCAACGCGACGGCAGGTGTCTCGTGAAGCAACCGGCTGCGGGAATAAAAAAGGTGTCCGGGCCTCCGATCCGGTGTCAGTACTTGTTTCTTGGGGTTTCCGCCGGCGGAGGGTGGATTCGAGGTCGCGTGCACCGTTGACTCGCCTAAGCCAGTTCGTCTTGGGGCGGGATCTTTAGCAAGATCCACTACGGGAGGGTGGGGCTAGCCAGACAGACACGGAATTGATGGGCGGTGCGGAGATTGGAAAGGTGTTGTGGGGGCGGGAGCTTGGCCTAGGTTGAGGGCGTTAGAAGAGAGCAAGCTTTCGCGTTAATTCGCGTCGATTCGCGGGCCCTTTGTTTTCTGACGGCGCTGTGGTTGCGCGAGTGCAAGATAACTGGTCCGATCGCGGTAGACGTCGGTCTTTCCTGTCGCCCCTTCGGGGCTTTCAGATTTGGGTTGCGTTGTAACCCACGGCTCACGCCGTGGGCTACAGCATGCCGTCCCTTTCGGGACTTGGGGATGATGGTTGTCGCCCTTGCTGCGCACTGCGATTGCTAGTCGCTTGCAGCGATGTTGGGGAGGGAGTGCGAATTGAAAAAGTTAAATTGACAATTGTAAATTTTAAAATGGATGAAGCTGACGACTCGATACGAGTGCGGAAGAAGTCATTGAACAGATGGAAAGGGAGGTAACGGAGATGAGGCGACTTGTAACTCTGTTCCCTCTGTTTGCTCCTGTTCAAATTGTCCGAGCAATCTACGTTCAGGTCCGCGGCGTGGGCATCTGCTGTGATGCGGAGTCGTCATTGAATGAGGCCGGCTGAGAGTGGTTGACGGTTGTCCTGAGGCGGGATCTTTAGCAAAATCCACTACGGGAGGGTGGGGCTAGCCGGATAGACGCGGAATTGATGGACGGTGCGAGTGAGCTGGTGACAAGCCCTCACCCGGACGAGGCCTTGAGGGCCCGTCCGACCTCTCCCGTGCTGCGCTCGGGAGAGGTGGCTGATGGAGACGGTGAGACTGAAGAAACAGCGCCGGCACCAGGGAACCTTCACCACGATCGCCAGTCAACAGTGAACCGCCTTAGCTACCTACCTCCATGTTCCTACCAGAATTTTTCTCGCATGCGAATTCGGTTGGCTGGGGACGCAGCCAACACCATCGGATTGTGGATTGCCTGCGAGGTGGCGAAGATTGAAAAGACGGCGTGGGGGCGGGAGTTTGGCTTAGGCTGAGGCCGTTGAGACGGAGCAAGTATTCGCGTTGATTTGCGTCGATTCGCGGGCCTTTTTTTCTGACGCCGCTGCGTTTGCGCGAGTGCAGAATGACTCATCCGATCGCCGTAGACGTCTGTCTTTCCTGTCGCCCTTTTGGGGACTTGGGGATGCTGGTTGATGCGTGTGTTGTTTGCAGGGGGGGCTAATGCTTGCAGCGATGGCGAGGCGGGGGGGCGAATTGAAAAAGTTAAATTGACAATTGCAAATCTTAAAATGGTTGAAGGTGACGACTCGATGCGATTGCGGAAGAAGTCATTGAACAGGAGGAAAGGGAGGCAGCGGAGATGAGACGACTTGTCGCTCTGTTCCCTCTGTTTGCTCCTGTTCAAATAAGACCGCGCAATTTACGTTCAGGTCTGCGGCGGGGGCATTTGCTTTGATGCGGAGTCGTCATTGAATGAGGTCGACTGAGTGTGGTTGACGTTTGTCCTGAGGCGGGATCTTTAGCAAGATCCACTACGGGAGGGTGGGGTTGGCCGGACAGACGCGGAGTGGATGGGGGAGGTCGAGGGCTTCGTTGACTCGCCTAAGTCTGTTCGGCGTGGGGCGGATCGGCCTGGGTGAGAGTAACGTTGGCAGCGGTTCAATGGAGGCATTACCAAGTGCCAATGATTGGGCAGCAATTGGTTGGCCAGGATTCGGCAGGGATAGAGCTGCAATCCCTCGGACAAGATGTTTTTGAATGCCTTGTGTCGGCGTTTTTGTGAATGATGGTCACGGCGTCCATCACGCCGGTTCAAGGCGTGGTAAATCACATCTTTCTAGCCCGTGCGTTTCAAGCGAGGCATTTTGCCTGCCCAACGGTCGCCTGGGAGCCGGGAAGCAGTCCTGCATCTTTTCCTCACCGTGCTACTTATGGGCCGAGTGAGAGGGCTACATGGTCATCCGGCAAGCGATAACAAATCACCGCTTGCCCAAACCCGACTTCGCTATTGGTTATGGACACGGAAGCGTGCCAGGGGTGTCATCCAGCGGAGTGCCGAATAGTCCCGTGTTTTGCAGCAGAAGCAGTTGATCGGGGGCCTTGAGCGTGGCACCATCGACACTGATAAATTCGGCGGCCGAGACGACGATGTCACCCGTGCCGGCTCGTGTGATGCCGATGCTGGTATGGTCCAAAATCACAAAACTAATCATGCTAGAGATGTCGATCCGCAATCCAGCACGAACCAGAGCATCCTCAAGTAAGGCCTGGTTATTAGCGCTGATCGTCACCACACTGGTCGGGCTCACGCAAGCCAGGATTTCGGCTCCAACCGCATTGATCAACCCGCCGGTCGATTCAATGTTCACTGTCTTCCCTGCATGCACCGTTGCGTCACCGATTAAGAGATTGTCGCCTGCACTGAGGTTGACCCTCCCATCACTTTTGACTGCCTCGAACAGGGCGTTTCCAAATGCCTCCAAGAATCCTTCGGCTTCCAGTTCGGCCATCGCGCGTGCGTGCACCTGGATTCCATTGGCTGTAATGTTGCCCATCGCCTTGACCGACACCGAGGCGTCGGCTGTCGTGTCAGCCTTAAGCACGGCACCGTTGGCCATTACGGAAATGCCGGCGCTGACATTCACTTTCTGGCTGGCATTGACAACGGAGCCACTCATTTCGACATTACCGTGCGAAATCAGGTCGACAGTCGTTGCTCCAGCTCCCACCGCTTTGATCGTGGATCCATTTGCAGAGAGTCCTGTCGCAGCCACAGCGTATGTTTCGGCCGTGACCGCCTTGCTGGCTGTTAGCGTCGATCCGTCAACTGCGACCAAATCGTTCCCATGCACGTTGATGATACCCTGGCTGTTCGCAGTTGCAGTCATCGTACTTCCAAAAATCGTCACCTCGTCGCCGTCGATCACGAAGTCCTTGCGTGCTATCGCCGAGACATCGCGTAGTTCGACGATCGCCGCGTTCAGGTCGATCTTGCCAACGCTGCTGACCGTGGCGGTCAATGTGGTCGGATCAACGCCGTCCCGCTTAACCAACGTGATCTTCGACGCATCCATCTCGATGACACTGCCCCCGACCACATCGGTGCCGTTGAGGAAGATCAATCCGCCTGCATCAATGTCGACTCGGGATCCCGCACTGGTCGCACGCAAGCTGTCGTCTTCGCTGAGTACATCGCCAGCAGCATTGATGACCAGATCGCCAACTGCGGTGACCGTCGGATCATCAAACAGCACGTCATCGCTGCGGGATGTCAGTTCCAGTACGCCTCCCCGCTTCGTCGCTGTCAGATCGGTATTGACCGTCAGATCAAGGTCGGCGCTGTAGTTGATTGTCAGAGCTGAGATTGCCGGACCATTGATAACCAGACCCGCTGGGCCAGCGGGAGGCACATAATCGCCTTCGGCAACGGCGGTGTCGAACACACCATCCTCCAACTCACCACTCAGCAACGACACATCACCATCGGCGGGATCAAATATCTTGTCGTTGTTAGCGTCGACGTAGGAGAAACCAGGGTCCTTCAATCCGGCGACGAACGTGGTCAGCGGGGTCATGCTAAACACTGTCATTGGTGGCGCAACACCAACAAAGTTCAAGCCAGTTTGGAAGGCAGCCTCATTGGTTGGGTCAACATTCGCCTCCGGTTCAATGCCCTGGATTTGGAACGCCGATAGACCCGAAGGATCGATCGTCAGCAGATCGAAGGGAACGCCCCCGGTGAGATTCGCGACGGCGGGGCCTGCTTGAATGCCTGGGGCAACGGCATCCGTGTCGAGATGCAAGGTGTACATCCCATCGGTCAGCCCTGGAGGCAACTCGACGGTTGCGAAGTTCGCCCCAGCGGAGATCTCGTAATCGTAGCCAATCGCCACGTCGGGGTCATAAATCACCAGTGGCTCGCCTTGACCGGGTGGATTGAAGACCTCAAAAATGAAACTGCCGTTGATGTTGAAGTCGGGAAGCACAATGGCGTCATTGATGCTACTGAAACTCCCCGCTCGGATAAACACATTCGAATCATAGCTTGAGTCACCCGTATCGGCGATAGCGAGCTTGATGTGATTCGATACACCCGGGACGACGGCGGCCTGCACTGTGAACAACACTTGGGTCAGTCCATCCATCTCAGTGTCGACCAAACCGAGATTGTCGTTGTTGCGAAATAGTGCCGGATTGTCGACCAAGTTAACATTGTTAATGCTAACCGGGCTGGCGTCAGGCAGTAACGCAATGTTGGATCCGTTTAGAAAGAAACCAAATACATCATTGAAATTCGAATTGGCAAACTCGTTGTATTCGTCCGAAGATAGCACGTACTGAAAGATGATCGTGTTCTCGGTGGGGACAAAGTCAAACTCGAGAATGGTGGCGTCATGGGTTGCCCCACTGACCAAAACATCCAAGTCAGCGTCGCCTGCTAACCCGTTAAATTGGCTAATCGAATCGGAAACGTTTGGACCGATGACATTCTGGACCCCGCCGCTGCTGAGGACAATTCCACTCTCGAACCCAATGATTCCCGTTCCGCCAGTAAAACTTCCGGCTGACGAACTATCCCCTTCTTTCACATCGTTTGTACCGATGTGCCCTGTAAACTCGACATTGGACGTTATGACACCTGGGCCCAACAGTTGCTCAACCAATGCGTTGGCTCCCGCAGCAGAAGCCAACGACGTGACATCCAAGGCGAGCAGGCGACGGTCCTCAAGACGCTCGACTCGCGGGCTCGTGTTTCTACTGAACCGACGCCGTCTCGCCAGCGTTTCCCGTTGAGTCCTTTTGGCAGCCGATCGGAAACGGCGGTCGATAAAATGCTGTGTCCATAACATGGGATCATCTCCTCAGGGGAAGTCCGCTGACGTAACCAGCGAATCGGAAACGGGCAAACAGTCGATTTGGGGGTGGATTAGATGCTCGATCTGCGAGCAAAGCTAATGTCTCCATAGGGTGAAGTGCTTGCAGCGGGGGCTCTGCAACGCCGCGGTCATCGTTCCTGTGCTTGGCTCACATAGACGCTTGGGGTCGAACTGTGGCAAAGGTGTAAGGCACTGTTTTCTGAGCCATCAGTCTGGGGGATTGGTGCCGGTGATCAACGGGAGCCGCGCGGCAACCTATCGGAACACCATGGGAAGCAAAGAATTGCTTCCACTCTGAGAGCCGAGCCCGGCTACGGTGACGCAACAACCAATCGAAATCGCTTTCGGTGAACGCGGCGGTGTGGATGCCGCCGACTCCTGAACTGAACAAAAGTGAGCTGAACAAAGGAGTCAAGGACCGATGGTGTCAAAAAGGTGTCAGGGCCGAGGAAGAGTCTTGACACGTTTTCCTCGTTCTTCCTCGCGGCTAACGCATGGATTGC comes from Novipirellula caenicola and encodes:
- a CDS encoding GreA/GreB family elongation factor, which translates into the protein MPHRKPIITEHDQTELLQLIEDESVAVIADHRSVDTLKSRLRSAICLPDDRVPDTVIRLGCHVTLSDVTTGNIDMFTLVDPAQADIARGKLSVLSPLGTAILGRHLGQQVRVMIPSGCRTVTIEAIEYRCQQSATATGANTVASV
- a CDS encoding choice-of-anchor L domain-containing protein, which encodes MLWTQHFIDRRFRSAAKRTQRETLARRRRFSRNTSPRVERLEDRRLLALDVTSLASAAGANALVEQLLGPGVITSNVEFTGHIGTNDVKEGDSSSAGSFTGGTGIIGFESGIVLSSGGVQNVIGPNVSDSISQFNGLAGDADLDVLVSGATHDATILEFDFVPTENTIIFQYVLSSDEYNEFANSNFNDVFGFFLNGSNIALLPDASPVSINNVNLVDNPALFRNNDNLGLVDTEMDGLTQVLFTVQAAVVPGVSNHIKLAIADTGDSSYDSNVFIRAGSFSSINDAIVLPDFNINGSFIFEVFNPPGQGEPLVIYDPDVAIGYDYEISAGANFATVELPPGLTDGMYTLHLDTDAVAPGIQAGPAVANLTGGVPFDLLTIDPSGLSAFQIQGIEPEANVDPTNEAAFQTGLNFVGVAPPMTVFSMTPLTTFVAGLKDPGFSYVDANNDKIFDPADGDVSLLSGELEDGVFDTAVAEGDYVPPAGPAGLVINGPAISALTINYSADLDLTVNTDLTATKRGGVLELTSRSDDVLFDDPTVTAVGDLVINAAGDVLSEDDSLRATSAGSRVDIDAGGLIFLNGTDVVGGSVIEMDASKITLVKRDGVDPTTLTATVSSVGKIDLNAAIVELRDVSAIARKDFVIDGDEVTIFGSTMTATANSQGIINVHGNDLVAVDGSTLTASKAVTAETYAVAATGLSANGSTIKAVGAGATTVDLISHGNVEMSGSVVNASQKVNVSAGISVMANGAVLKADTTADASVSVKAMGNITANGIQVHARAMAELEAEGFLEAFGNALFEAVKSDGRVNLSAGDNLLIGDATVHAGKTVNIESTGGLINAVGAEILACVSPTSVVTISANNQALLEDALVRAGLRIDISSMISFVILDHTSIGITRAGTGDIVVSAAEFISVDGATLKAPDQLLLLQNTGLFGTPLDDTPGTLPCP